A genome region from Tenebrio molitor chromosome 4, icTenMoli1.1, whole genome shotgun sequence includes the following:
- the LOC138127582 gene encoding ATP-binding cassette sub-family C member 4-like: MKCWSDLDYSMTSVERVIEYADVTPEASGGICTPPESWPSEGNITFSSVSMRYSFDKPLVLKEVKFTVKSGEKLGIVGRTGAGKSSLISALFRLYDFEGTIFIDGIDTKTVPLHTLRSKIAIIPQEPILFLGTLRRNLDPFDEYEDSHLWNALEDVELKDFVSTLPSGLESEISEGGNNFSVGQRQLLCLVRAILKNARIVALDEATASVDLETDEMIQRTIRRKFMNSTVLTIAHRTNTVMDSDKILVMDSGSVVEFGNTEDLLQRPDGCFSGLVLTNN; encoded by the coding sequence ATGAAGTGTTGGAGTGATCTTGATTATTCAATGACTTCAGTCGAGCGGGTAATAGAATACGCAGATGTCACCCCGGAAGCAAGTGGAGGTATTTGTACTCCCCCAGAATCATGGCCAAGCGAGGGAAATATAACTTTCAGTTCGGTTTCGATGCGATATTCTTTTGATAAACCACTTGTACTTAAAGAAGTAAAATTTACCGTCAAATCTGGTGAAAAACTTGGAATTGTTGGTAGAACTGGTGCCGGCAAGTCTTCTCTGATCTCCGCTCTTTTCCGATTGTACGACTTCGAAGGTACCATTTTTATAGACGGGATCGATACCAAAACAGTACCTTTGCACACTCTTCGCTCAAAAATTGCTATAATACCTCAAGAACCGATCTTATTTTTGGGAACGCTGCGTCGAAATCTTGATCCATTCGATGAATACGAAGACTCTCATCTGTGGAATGCTTTGGAAGATGTAGAACTGAAAGATTTCGTTTCTACTTTGCCCTCAGGCCTAGAAAGTGAGATTTCAGAAGGTGGAAACAACTTCAGCGTGGGACAAAGACAGTTGTTGTGTTTGGTCAgagccattttgaaaaatgctagAATCGTCGCTCTCGACGAAGCCACAGCTAGCGTGGATTTGGAAACTGACGAAATGATTCAGAGGACCATTAGAAGAAAATTTATGAACTCTACAGTGTTGACGATCGCTCATCGCACAAACACTGTTATGGATTCGGATAAGATTTTGGTGATGGACTCAGGAAGTGTTGTGGAATTTGGCAACACTGAAGATCTTTTACAGAGGCCAGATGGATGTTTCAGTGGACTTGTTTTAACGAATAATTAG
- the LOC138127564 gene encoding probable multidrug resistance-associated protein lethal(2)03659 yields MQGLSVIRASKAQEILQKEFDDHQNRHTSSYYLYQALYFAFAFWTKLTCCTYIVVLIYSLLYFENVTVGGNVGLMITQTMVLTSLVQYGMKLLGDLDAQMVSTERVVKYTDVTPETGEGTVIPALTWPNAGKITFDRVSMRYSLDKEWVLKDVSVGIHPGEKIGIVGRTGAGKSSLISVLFRLFDFEGTVSIDGVDTKSVPMSTLRSRISIIPQEPVLFLGTLRKNLDPFDEFSDRELWSALEDVGLKKMVSGLQSGLDSLVSEGGSNFSVGEKQLLCLVRAILKNTKIVVLDEATANVDLETDGMIQRTTRKKFKDSTVLTIAHRLDTVMDSDKILVMDSGSVVEFGRTEELLQKPDGYFHRYVCNFYTE; encoded by the exons ATGCAAGGACTGAGCGTGATCAGAGCGTCCAAAGCCCAAGAGATATTGCAAAAAgagttcgacgatcaccaaaATCGCCACACTTCATCCTATTACCTGTATCAAGCTTTGTATTTTGCCTTTGCTTTTTGGACTAAACTAACTTGTTGTACTTATATCGTTGTCCTAATCTACAGCTTGCTCTACTTTGAAAACG TGACCGTTGGTGGCAACGTCGGTTTGATGATAACTCAGACGATGGTCTTGACATCGCTGGTCCAGTACGGGATGAAACTATTAGGAGATCTAGACGCCCAAATGGTATCCACCGAAAGAGTGGTAAAGTACACCGACGTGACACCTGAGACAGGTGAAGGAACTGTCATCCCTGCCCTAACTTGGCCAAATGCGGGAAAAATTACATTCGACCGCGTCTCGATGCGATACTCCCTCGACAAAGAATGGGTCCTCAAAGACGTCTCTGTGGGAATTCATCCAGGGGAAAAAATAGGAATTGTCGGTCGTACCGGCGCAGGAAAATCCTCCTTGATCTCTGTCCTTTTCCGCCTTTTTGACTTCGAAGGTACTGTCAGTATCGACGGAGTCGACACCAAATCAGTACCGATGAGTACTCTCCGTTCGAGAATCTCCATCATCCCTCAGGAACCAGTTTTATTCTTGGGTACTCTGCGGAAAAATCTCGATCCTTTCGACGAATTCTCCGATAGAGAACTGTGGAGCGCGTTGGAAGATGtgggtttgaagaaaatggtCAGCGGTCTGCAATCAGGTCTGGACAGTTTGGTGTCGGAAGGAGGTTCTAATTTTAGCGTCGGCGAGAAACAATTATTGTGTTTGGTGAGGgcgattttgaaaaataccaaaattgttgttttggACGAAGCCACTGCTAACGTGGATTTGGAAACGGACGGGATGATACAACGCACCACCAGAAAGAAGTTCAAGGATTCCACCGTGTTGACAATTGCACATCGCTTGGATACTGTCATGGATTCAGATAAAATTCTAGTGATGGATTCTGGAAGTGTTGTAGAGTTTGGTCGTACTGAAGAACTTCTACAGAAACCCGACGGATATTTTCACAGATACGTATGTAACTTTTATACCGAATAA
- the LOC138127540 gene encoding ATP-binding cassette sub-family C member 4-like, with protein MECKEKVEVIKENHPRDDANFISHFFFWWQLPIVVKGWRNKISSDDFNTSLKSHDSKKLADKLEKMWEEEINFSKKPSLTRVLTKQFGLEFLFYGLLYFPFDLAITLLQPLYLAKLLDYYTPQQTNVTKEKAYWYGSVLVLLCFLRTFIQNLFLFELSSFGVKIHVACCSLIYRKCLKLKTNALQEVSLGQIVNLMSNDVKRFIDASICLHFIWMGPVKFVVGVYFFSVMFSSNVLVGAGLIIVYLLVQVYVFKKISTCRTQVAVKTDYRIRLIDSLINGIQTIKMFTWEKLLQKLVEQARSLELEKITTSNLFRVSNKAFKFYIHKLCLFLSIVAGILSGFPFTSQYVFALISFYDTIKVTIMQLFPIGVIMLAETKISIARIQNFLLTDHQQKTETYKLLVKQRNLKHKFPGVELKNISVKWSPSIQEEILTDVSFSADIGELVGVVGSAGSGKSTLLQVILKEIEPTRGSVDVEMNISYAPQEPWIFSASIKQNILFGEIFEESRYLKVLRVCALERDLSSFPFGDNTLVGERGVMLSGGQKARIGLARAVYRNAEIYLLDDPLSAVDPHVADHIFSECILKFLRNKCVVLVTHQVHFLRNATKIYFLKNGRVVRGDSSELFEGLGEKLEANSDKVALEESQTCNYSSQLEVKEDEGGGINSYKSYGLAGGKWMTCFVFVLFILVQLLSNIVDGLVTLWVNFHQDSFNLCPQLYRFFTDENYLSMYAILLIVFVFVCHGTVWVFVKYCKRASRNLHNNLLTKVVEGSMTFFNNHSSGRIINRFSKDMGMIDEFIPMTSMEVTTEILSTVGACAVVIIVNYWMVTPTLVLCFTSYVYYKIFQHTIKKIRRVEGISKCG; from the exons ATGGAGTGTAAGGAAAAAGTAGAAGTCATCAAAGAAAACCATCCTAGAGATGACGCCAATTTCATATCACACTTTTTCTTTTG GTGGCAATTACCTATAGTGGTCAAAGGATGGCGAAACAAAATCAGCAGTGATGATTTCAACACATCTTTAAAGAGTCACGACTCCAAGAAACTCGCAGACAAGTTGGAGAAAATGTGGGAGgaggaaattaatttttcaaagaaaccTTCACTGACAAGAGTTCTGACGAAACAGTTCGGACTAGAGTTCCTCTTCTATGGTTTACTATATTTTCCCTTTGATCTAGCGATCAC TTTGCTACAACCACTCTATTTGGCGAAGCTGCTAGATTACTACACACCCCAACAAACAAATGTAACAAAAGAGAAAGCTTATTGGTACGGATCAGTACTAGTACTTTTGTGCTTTCTGCGTACattcattcaaaatttatttctttttgaaCTTAGTTCTTTCGGAGTTAAGATACACGTTGCTTGTTGCTCTCTCATTTACAGAAAATGTCTAAAACTCAAGACGAATGCGCTACAAGAAGTCAGTTTGGGacaaattgtcaatttgatgTCGAACGATGTGAAACGGTTTATTGATGCTTCCATTTGTCTGCATTTTATCTGGATGGGTCCAGTAAAATTTGTCGTTGgagtatatttttttagtgtCATGTTTAGTAGCAATGTTCTGGTTGGAGCGGGACTCATAATCGTCTATCTATTAGTTCAGG TGTACGTTTTCAAGAAAATTTCCACTTGTAGAACACAAGTTGCTGTCAAAACTGACTACAGAATTCGTTTAATAGATAGCCTCATCAATGGTATTCAAACCATCAAAATGTTCACATGGGAAAAACTTCTTCAAAAACTAGTAGAACAAGCTAGAAG CTTAGaacttgaaaaaattacaacgtcaaatttatttcgCGTCAGCAACAAGGCCTTCAAGTTCTACATCCACAAATTATGCTTATTCTTGTCCATCGTTGCTGGTATTTTATCTGGTTTTCCATTTACATCTCAATACGTATTCGCTTTGATATCTTTTTACGACACGATCAAAGTTACTATAATGCAGTTGTTTCCAATAGGTGTGATCATGTTAGCAGAAACGAAAATTTCAATCGCACGAATTCAGAACTTTTTGCTAACAGACCACCAACAAAAAACCGAGACTTATAAATTATTGGTGAAACAGCGCAACTTAAAACACAAGTTTCCTGGAGTTGAACTGAAGAATATTAGTGTTAAATGGAGTCCTTCCATTCAGGAAGAAATATTGACAGACGTTAGTTTCAGTGCAGATATTGGCGAGTTGGTGGGAGTTGTTGGTAGTGCTGGAAGTGGTAAATCAACGTTGCTGCaagttattttaaaagaaattgaacCTACAAGAGGAAGTGTGGATGTAGAGATGAATATCTCATATGCCCCTCAAGAACCGTGGATTTTTTCAGCCTccatcaaacaaaatattttgtttgggGAAATATTCGAGGAGAGTAGGTACCTAAAGGTACTGAGAGTATGTGCGTTAGAACGCGACCTCTCAAGTTTTCCTTTCGGTGACAACACTCTGGTTGGAGAGAGGGGAGTAATGTTAAGTGGAGGCCAGAAAGCTAGAATCGGTTTAGCCAGAGCTGTGTACAGAAATGCAGAGATTTATCTCTTAGACGATCCTCTGTCGGCTGTGGATCCTCATGTCGCTGACCACATCTTTAGCGAatgtattttgaaattccttcgTAACAAATGTGTAGTGCTGGTTACACATCAGGTCCATTTCCTAAGAAATGCaaccaaaatatattttttgaagaatggAAGAGTGGTACGAGGGGACAGTTCTGAGTTATTCGAGGGTTTGGGAGAGAAATTGGAGGCCAACAGCGATAAAGTAGCCCTAGAAGAATCGCAAACGTGTAATTACAGTTCACAATTAGAAGTAAAAGAAGACGAAGGTGGAGGAATCAACAGTTACAAGAGTTACGGTTTAGCTGGAGGAAAATGGATgacttgttttgtttttgttttatttattcttgtGCAGTTACTGTCAAACATCGTCGACGGTCTTGTTACACTTTGGGTCAACTTCCATCAAGATTCTTTCAATCTCTGCCCCCAGCTCTACAGATTTTTTACAGATGAGAATTATTTGTCCATGTACGCTATTCTCTTGATAGTGTTCGTTTTTGTATGTCATGGTACAGTTTGGGTGTTTGTGAAATATTGTAAAAGAGCCTCAAGAAATCTGCATAACAACCTTCTGACCAAAGTTGTTGAAGGGTCAATGACCTTCTTCAACAATCACTCTTCGGGAAGAATTATAAATCGGTTTTCTAAAGACATGGGAATGATCGACGAATTCATTCCGATGACGTCTATGGAAGTGACAACAGAAATTTTGTCAACGGTTGGAGCATGTGCGGTTGTGATTATCGTCAACTATTGGATGGTTACTCCAACACTGGTGTTGTGTTTTACTTCCTACGTCTACTATAAGATATTTCAGCACACCATTAAGAAAATCAGAAGAGTGGAGGGGATTAGTAAGTGTGGGTAG
- the LOC138127598 gene encoding ATP-binding cassette sub-family C member 4-like, which yields MCIIIFDNGMSTGQVGLSVTQLIVLNTTFQYLMKCWNDLDYQMTSVKRVVEYTDITPEPFGGTFTPPESWPSEGNVAFSSVSMRYSLDKPLVLKEVNFTVKSGEKIGIVGRTGAGKSSLISALFRLYDFEGTIFIDGLDTKAVPLHTLRSKIAIIPQEPVLFLGTLRRNLDPFDEYEDSYLWNALEDVEMKNFVSGLPSGLESEISEGGANFSVGQRQLLCLVRAILKNAKIVALDEATASVDLETDEMIQRTIRRKFRNSTVLTIAHRTNTVMDSDKIVVMDSGNLVEFGNIEDLLQKPDGYFSGFVLNK from the exons ATGTGCATCATTATTTTTGATAATG GAATGTCAACTGGACAGGTTGGGTTATCGGTAACGCAACTGATTGTATTAAATACAACTTTTCAGTACTTAATGAAATGTTGGAACGATCTTGATTATCAAATGACTTCTGTAAAACGTGTAGTAGAATACACAGATATTACACCGGAACCATTTGGAGGCACTTTTACGCCTCCAGAATCATGGCCAAGCGAGGGAAATGTAGCTTTCAGTTCTGTTTCAATGCGATATTCTCTTGATAAACCACTTGTACTTAAAGAAGTAAATTTTACCGTCAAATCTGgtgaaaaaattggaattgtTGGCAGAACTGGTGCCGGCAAATCTTCTCTGATCTCCGCTCTTTTCCGATTGTACGACTTCGAAGGGACCATTTTTATAGATGGGCTCGACACCAAAGCAGTACCTTTGCACACTCTTCGCTCAAAAATTGCTATAATACCTCAAGAACCGGTCTTATTTTTGGGAACGCTGCGTCGAAATCTTGATCCATTCGACGAATACGAAGACTCTTATCTGTGGAATGCTTTAGAAGATgtagaaatgaaaaatttcgtTTCTGGTTTGCCCTCAGGCCTCGAAAGTGAGATTTCAGAAGGTGGAGCCAACTTCAGCGTGGGGCAAAGACAGTTGTTGTGTTTGGTCAgagccattttgaaaaatgctaaAATCGTGGCACTCGACGAAGCCACAGCTAGCGTGGATTTGGAAACTGACGAAATGATTCAGAGGACTATTAGAAGAAAATTTAGGAATTCGACAGTGCTGACGATCGCTCATCGCACAAACACCGTCATGGATTCGGACAAAATTGTGGTGATGGACTCAGGAAATCTTGTGGAATTTGGAAATATTGAAGATCTTTTACAAAAACCGGATGGATATTTCAGTGGATttgtgttaaataaataa
- the LOC138127575 gene encoding ATP-binding cassette sub-family C member 4-like, producing MNSPRRTHPRDKANFLSNFLHCWQLRLLVERLQKKFNEEDVVAPVRKHESKPLGDQLEKLWNDEEDSSKKPSLTRMLVKMFGFRLILHGVLFCPVDIAVCLLPATFLRHLLNYFTLHQSSTTKKEALFDGLIISLAFFIRAFCFSTFLLELTSLGMKFRIACSSLIYRKLLKLKSTTIQKISLGQIVNLLSNDVEQFDKAVVSFTFLWIVPLKVVITASYLVATYGYSSIVGMAVPVLCLLIQIPLFRKHFELRMILGAKVDSRIRLLSDTINGIRAIKMFTWEKPFAKLIDNARKLSFVYCSSKKYKNVCF from the exons ATGAACTCCCCTAGACGGACCCATCCACGAGACAAGGCAAATTTCTTGTCAAATTTTCTGCATTG ttGGCAGTTACGTTTGCTGGTCGAAAGACTGCAAAAGAAATTCAACGAGGAAGATGTTGTTGCACCAGTTAGGAAACACGAGTCCAAACCGCTCGGAGACCAACTTGAAAAACTTTGGAACGACGAAGAAGATTCATCCAAAAAACCGTCATTGACACGGATGTTGGTGAAGATGTTCGGTTTCAGATTGATCTTGCACGGAGTGTTATTCTGTCCTGTAGATATAGCTGTGTG TTTATTACCAGCAACATTCTTGAGgcatttgttaaattatttcacGCTGCATCAGTCATCTACCACCAAAAAAGAAGCCCTATTTGATGGACTGATCATTTCGTTGGCGTTTTTTATCCGCGCTTTTTGTTTCAGTACGTTCTTGCTGGAACTCACCTCTTTGGGAATGAAGTTCCGCATTGCTTGTTCCTCCCTCATTTACAGGAAATTACTGAAATTGAAAAGCACCACGATTCAGAAGATTTCTTTGGGGCAGATTGTGAATTTGCTGTCGAATGATGTAGAACAATTTGACAAAGCTGTGGTTTCTTTTACTTTCTTGTGGATAGTTCCTTTGAAGGTCGTAATAACAGCTTCTTATCTTGTTGCCACTTATGGCTATAGTTCCATTGTGGGAATGGCGGTACCAGTACTGTGTTTACTTATTCAAA TACCTCTTTTcagaaaacattttgaattaagAATGATTTTGGGTGCGAAGGTGGATTCAAGAATTCGATTATTAAGCGACACAATTAACGGCATCCGAGctataaaaatgttcacttgGGAAAAACCATTTGCCAAATTGATTGACAACGCTAGAAAGTTAAGTTTTGTCTATTGTTCGtcgaaaaaatacaaaaatgtttgtttctAG